Proteins encoded within one genomic window of Amycolatopsis nigrescens CSC17Ta-90:
- a CDS encoding enoyl-CoA hydratase-related protein, producing the protein MPELRRDGDVHVLNFGDDENRFSLDWLKAVHAALDQVVAEPAPLVTIGAGKFYSNGLDLDWLLAHSTEAAEYVGRVHGLLARMLVLPVPTVAAVNGHAFGAGAMLAMAHDFRLMRADRGFFCFPEVDIHIPFTPGMAALVQAKLTPAAAVASMTTARRFGGPDAAAFGIVDGTAAPEELLGRALAVARPLAGKDSDTLGAIKATMFGSATSALRDAGGAA; encoded by the coding sequence ATGCCCGAACTGCGCCGTGACGGCGACGTCCACGTACTGAACTTCGGTGACGACGAGAACAGGTTCTCGCTGGACTGGTTGAAGGCGGTGCACGCCGCGCTGGACCAGGTGGTCGCCGAGCCGGCGCCGCTGGTGACCATCGGCGCGGGCAAGTTCTACTCGAACGGCCTCGACCTGGACTGGCTGCTCGCGCACAGCACCGAGGCCGCGGAGTACGTGGGCCGGGTGCACGGCCTGCTCGCGCGGATGCTGGTGCTGCCGGTGCCGACGGTGGCCGCGGTCAACGGGCACGCCTTCGGGGCTGGCGCGATGCTCGCGATGGCGCACGACTTCCGGCTGATGCGTGCCGATCGCGGGTTCTTCTGCTTCCCCGAGGTGGACATCCACATCCCGTTCACCCCCGGCATGGCCGCACTCGTGCAGGCCAAGCTCACCCCGGCCGCCGCGGTCGCGTCGATGACCACGGCCCGCCGCTTCGGCGGCCCGGACGCGGCGGCTTTCGGCATCGTGGACGGCACCGCCGCGCCGGAGGAGCTGCTCGGCCGCGCGCTCGCCGTCGCCCGCCCGCTGGCCGGCAAGGACAGCGACACCCTCGGCGCCATCAAGGCCACCATGTTCGGTTCCGCCACCTCCGCGCTGCGGGATGCCGGGGGTGCGGCCTAG
- a CDS encoding ScbR family autoregulator-binding transcription factor, whose amino-acid sequence MTQQDRAKYTRQTILEAAAMVFDRAGYNAATLNEVATLANTMAQAERGATVTKGAVSHHFQSKKDLAEAVITAQHTWSVGLAKQKLEDDEPGLRSAIEMSLGLAAKLSDHEKPLVRAGIKLTLENGPSFDLPVDPYREWIDATVELLRRAVTEGDVRVEVDVAAAAELMVGCFVGVHLLSEVLSGRARLDEQVRLMWTFWLEHLVPEERVAEFRGFVAGRLMAEMVTP is encoded by the coding sequence GTGACGCAACAGGATCGGGCGAAATACACGCGACAGACGATCCTCGAGGCCGCGGCCATGGTGTTCGATCGCGCCGGCTACAACGCCGCCACGCTGAACGAGGTGGCCACCCTCGCCAATACGATGGCTCAAGCGGAACGCGGCGCCACGGTCACCAAAGGCGCTGTGTCCCATCACTTCCAGAGCAAGAAGGACCTCGCCGAAGCCGTGATCACGGCACAGCACACCTGGTCCGTCGGACTGGCGAAGCAGAAGCTCGAGGACGACGAGCCGGGACTGCGGTCGGCCATCGAGATGTCGCTCGGCCTGGCGGCCAAGCTGAGCGACCACGAGAAACCCTTGGTGCGGGCGGGTATCAAGCTCACCCTGGAGAACGGGCCCTCCTTCGACCTGCCGGTGGACCCGTACCGGGAGTGGATCGATGCCACCGTGGAACTGCTGCGGCGGGCGGTGACCGAAGGCGATGTTCGCGTGGAGGTCGACGTGGCCGCCGCCGCCGAGCTGATGGTCGGTTGTTTCGTCGGGGTGCACCTGCTTTCCGAGGTGCTCAGCGGGCGGGCCCGCCTCGACGAGCAGGTGCGCCTGATGTGGACCTTCTGGCTGGAGCACCTGGTGCCGGAGGAGCGGGTGGCCGAGTTCCGCGGTTTCGTGGCGGGCCGTTTGATGGCCGAAATGGTCACGCCATAA